gtacagattGTTTCACAGTAATGAACAGAATaaatgatgcaaacttcatcaaatatgagacaaattcaGATTCAGgagtaaagcagctctacagaagacaaggGAGTCATTATTCAGATCAAGTTCTGTTCAGTTTGATAGCGTCAGTGCAGTCAGATCATTATTAGTGAATATTTAATGTCAAAAATTAACTTTCTTAACAGAACAACACTAGAAACGGTCATGAAGAGGATTGAAGTGTTGGAGATTCAGCGTCAGCTCGTGTGACAACATTCCTTCATCCTCGTCTGAATGACGTTCTTCCCAAAATATTGTACATGTATTGCATAATTTTGTGTATGATTTATAGTAAAGTAAAGAAACATGTATAAGTGCATTAAAACTTCCCAAAGCAtctccactgatgttctgaACGTCTCTTCAGATCTTCAGCTCATTCGACCAGTCGTTGATGAGCTCCTGATGACCTGCTGAAAGAAAGTTATTTCAGCTTTACCATAGTAAATCCAGTAAAGATCCACATCACTGCACACGTCACCTGTCTAACACACCTGAGAGACTAAAGCTGATAAAAGAGGTGAATTGTGCAGTGAAACACTGTGATATTAGAGTTACTCATGAACACTGTGGCCAGCGGTGCAGGACGAGCACAGATGAAGCACGACAGCCTGATCTGAAGAGTCTCGACTGGCCTGTTGATCTAGCGAATGTCCAGCCCTGATCAGACCACTGACAGACCCGACAGGCGAGAACGATTCGCAGCTCAGACGGACAGAGACAGAGGAGGATCTCACCAGATCAGCAGGAGCTCCAGGATCACTGATCATCTGATCGAGGctgtgagagagaaaaacagaagTTACAATTAACAGACTACAAACATCATGGATGTAAAATCTAATATCACAGAAAACCAGCAGAAACACCAAAAACCATCTGAGtaaacaattatatatttatttagataaCACTTCCACGTGCACTACTGTGAGACACTTCAGTATCCTCTACTTCTGAAGATAAAAGCACACAAATGAAACTGAATTACAATAAACCTTATTTAGATCACAGACACATTACAAAACACCGTTCAAAGGtaaaaatacatgctttaaacATCCAAACAGACCAGCAGGGCCTAACAGCGCCTCCACACTAACAGGCTTCGCTCTTCTTCTTGTTCATTGGTCACTCGCTCCTTTGACGCTTTACTGCCACCTGGTGGACGTACTGTGATATGACACTCTCTCTAGtgaacttatatttgcacacaCTCTtctctcactctcacacacacgcatCCTTGTTTATACTACTTTTTAGGGTTCAAATCACCCCACCAAGATAGTAAGATGAGGAATTTACAACATTGTGGGGTCATTTAGTCTGACCCAAAGACAACATCTTAAAAATCATATAGACAAAATCTTAAGTCACTATAGTGTGACCCTTCCCTACACTATTCCTAACCCTACCCGTCACAGAAACCTAATTTTAACATTCTTTATATgcgtatatatgtatatatacactaccgctcaaaagtttgggatcggtaagatttttaatgtttttaaaagaagttttgtctgctcaccaaggcttaatttatttaattaaaaatacagtaaaaacagtaatattgtgaaaaaatatttcaatttaaaataactgttttctatttgaatatattttacaaagtaatttattctcgtgttggcaaagctgaattttcagcatcattactccagtcttcagtgtcacatgatccttcagaaatcattctaatatgaaaacagtcattttaaattgtaataatatttcacaatattactgttttcactgtatttttaattaagtaaatgcacccttggtgagcagacgaaacttcttttaaaaacattaaaaatctttctgatcccaaacttttgagcggtagtgtgtATATACGTTAAGTTCCTGTGacgggtagggttagggttagtgtagggAAGGGTCACACTATAGTGACTTAAGATTTTGTCAATATGATTTTTAAGATGTTGTCTTTGGGTCAGACTAAAGGAGTCAAAGTCAAACATTCTGTATCTTTTATACTTTAAAGGGTCTTCTGGACCCcacaaagtaaaaaatataagttcacacacacacacacacacacacacacacacacactcacactctgacacacacacacacacacacacacacacacacacacacacacactcactcacacactcacacacacacacacacacactcacactctgacacacacacacacacacacacacacacacacacacacacacacactcacacacacacactcacactctgacacacacacacacacacacacacacacacacacactcacacacacacacacacacacacacactcacactctgacacacacacacacacacactcacacacacacacacacacactcacacactcacacacacacactcacactctgacacacacacacacacacacacacacacacacacacacacacacaggtttgttttgctatctcaGTGAGGTctctccataggcgtaatggtttttatactgtacattctCTCCCCTACTCTACCTCTactcctaaccctacccatcacaggaaacattatgcatttttacatttttaataaaacattgtttagtgtgtttttaaagctattttaaatatgtaatgtgctcatatttcatgtttacgagatttgtgtcctcataaatcaaaaacaagcacacacacacagacaacacacacacacacacacacacacacacacacacagagagagagagagagagagagagagagagacactcactcactcaatcaatCACCAGCCAAAGAACCAAAATTAATCAGTTACTGTAGAGGCTAATATGCATGTGTCCAAGAGTGACATACAGACTTAAAAGCTGGTATGCACAACCCGAAACACAGAAGAAGAGTGACATACAGGTGATTCTTCAGGCTGGGCACGTACAGCGCATGCGCGTCATCCGAGTGCGCTCCAGCGAGTTTGAGCTGCTGCGCGTTTCATTCCAGCCGCGTCCGTTTGACATGAACACACGCGCGCTCACAACTGAAGAACGCGATTTAAACAAGTTTCAGAAACTATAGAAAGTTGTGCGTCATCACGAAGCTCGAGAGATTTTGTAAGAATGGGCTGTTCGTCGTCCAGCACACAGACGCTCGCGCAGGAGAACCGACCGGGCGTCAAAGCGGAGGAGGCGAACGGAGAAACTCTGCGTAAGTCATTTCATAAACATGTAATGTTGATGATAACTGAAGCAGTGCTGTAAAAGCTTGACATGTTATTATAGTCATCATAATTGTCCTAAAACATTTAGTCAGAGATGGCATCTTTTCATATAGGCAATCTTTAATTATTCAGAATGGCAGAATCATATCTCTGTGCTGTCAGTGAGTTCAGGCTGATGATGATCAGTACAGACAGCTCAAAGCCCGGTCAGGACACGCGCAGCCCCGGGCGTCGATCTGTTCCTCTGGTCCGACCGGTCCGGATCATCTCACATCGCTGCTTCCATTGAGAGAATGTGAGAGGAGAGTCACAGCTTACTGTCGGACCTTCATTTCCAGCGGTTTATTTGCATGTTTCTCTAGGCTGTTTTCTCTGTTGACCTGTCTCGTTTCTCTCATGGCTTTTGTGTCaaatgtaacacacacacacacacacacacacacacacgcacgttTAATTCAGGAACATAACTTGGCTTGTGATCATGATTGGGATTAtggttaaagggttatttcacccaaaaatgaaaataatgtcattaattactcaccctcatgtcgttccacacccgtaagaccttcattcatcttcagaacacaaattaagatatttttgatgaaatccgatggctccatgaggcctgcatagccagcaatgacatttcctctctcaagatccattaatgtactaaaaacatatttaaatcaggtcatgtgagtacagtggttcaatattaatattataaagccacgagaatatttttggtgtgccaaaaaaacaaaataacgacttatttagtgatggccgatttcaaaacactgcttcaggaagcttcggagcgttatgaatcttttgtgtcgaatcatgattcggatcgcgtgtcaaactgctgaaatcatgtaactttggtgctccgaaccgctgattcgacacactgattcataacgcttgtaatattaatattgaaccactgtactcacatgaactgatttaaatgtgtttttagtacattaatggatcttgagagaggaaatgtcattgctggctatgcaggcctcactgagccatcggatttcatcaaaaataccttaatttgtgttctgaagatgaacgaaggtcttacgggtgtggaacgacatgagggtgagtaattaatgacagaattttcatttttgggtgaactaaccctttaatgtggaGCAAGAGAAACACTTTTGATGGAGGAGAGGGTTTGAGTATAGGGAAGGCGTTAAGCAAAGCTTCATTTAAAATAGATGAGGGAAAACATGAGAATAAAAGAACATAAAGTAATGTGTGTCTAGAGTCGTCACTCGTGGCACTGCTGCATGAATGCTGGCGGTGACGTGTTCAATCCGTACCAACACACTGTGACAGTATGACTGTCTGTTTCCACACAtgatagagagagagacataTTGTGTGTCGTGAGTCTGGTCACTGTTTGCTCTGGAGTCTGTCATCTTTGGCTGCTGTAACAGCGCCGCTGACCATCAGGAAattactttttcttttctctctgtgtCTGAGGAAATGAGCTCAGAACGGGGCAGAACCTGCAGGCGTGTGATGcttagtgagtgtgtgtgatgtgGCCCAGGTGTGTTTGGGTCTAttccaccacacacacacacacacaataaaaaacaatttataACTCAGAATGCCTGACTATAAGAGATTGTTTTATCATTCTTTCACACACAGAAAGTGTCACTGTCAGCGAAAGAAATGATCTTTAATTGTGGTCTAATATCTGTGATTCAGAATCTGTACATAATGTAATTATCAAATCCTGTCCGATGAAGCGAGATAAACACTGGGTGGTAAACAAACGAATGGACTGGAAAAGCATGATGCTCTCCTAAAGTTGAACACATGGGGAAGTgtgaaaaagcaaaaaacatttaaacactcGATATGTATTCAAACAGAAAGACTCGGGCTTCATGTTTCTGTTGGGTTTCCATGAGAGCATCTTCCATGATGCTTCATTAGTGTTTGTAGAAAGATAAATATTAACCATTTAAGTGAGGCAggaatgtgtttttaattatttactccTTGATACAGTATGTGTTTCTATGCTCAGATAAAGTGCTGCATTTTTCAAGAAGTTACATTTGTTCAGCTGTTCGGACTACAGACAAATAAATGGACTTGACTCCGATATGATTTTTGATGCATGTATGAATAAAGGCACGTCTATAACTTTGCTTTGAGGCATAATCTTAAAAACTGAAGAATTCTATCAAAGAGCACCTTCAAATCCATGTGATCTGAGAGCTAATTCTTCATTTACCCTTTTGCTGTAGGCGCAGTTTATAAAATGGGTCAAGGAAATGGAGAACTCTTTGGCTTATTGACATTTCGTAGCTAAAAGAAATAATTGTGATGACAAACAATTATGTTTGCAtgtttaaaacatgttaataaactttatttccTCCCTGCTTGTGTTTTTTGCCAGTCAGTCGTAATGGGATTGTAGCAGAAGAAAGTGAGACCATCTCAGATCAGATGCAGTTGCCAGTTCAAAGCACCCTTCTGGATGAGATGGGCCCAGGACCGGGAGAGGTGGTGGATGAGATTGAGGCCTCAGAACCAGAGCAGGCAACAGTCAGCAGTAGTGATGCTGCTCTGGAGGTGGTAGATCTGACAGACGTTCTTGCAGCATCAAGTCCTGAAGTCCCTGCTGAGGAGCAGCCTGTACTTGACGTTGCTTCAGAACTTATTGACACTACGGCTACAGAAACCACCCTAGACCCGGAACCAGCATCAGATCCAGTCCAGACACTGGTCCAGTTCACTCCCACTCCGGAACCCAAGCCTGCTGAGATAATGCCAGCTCCAGAATTCCCATCAGAAGTCCCAGACCCAAGCTCAGAAGCCACACCAGAGAAAGCTAATGCAGCAACTGAAGCTGTGCCAGTGGAACCAAGCCCAGCTCTAGAATCAACTCCAGCTCCAGAACCCACACCAGTGGAACCAACTCCAGCTCCAGAACCAGCTCCAGTGGAACCAAGCCCAGCTCTAGAACCAACTCTAGCTCCAGAACCTACTCCAATGGAACCAACTCCAGCTCCAGAACCAGCTCCAGTGGAACCAAGCCCAGCTCTAGAACCAACTCCAGCTCTAGAACCAACTCCAGCTCCAGAACCCACACCAGTAGAACCAACTACAGCTCCAGAACCAGATCCAGTGGAACCAAGCCCAGCTCTAGAACCAACTCTAGCTCTAGAACCAGCTCCAGTGGAACCAACTCCAGCTCCAGAACCAGCTCCAGTGGAACCAATCCCTGTTCCAGAACTCACTCCATCTGAGCCAATCCTGAGTGCAGAATCAGCTCCTGCTGAGGACCCAACTGCATCTCCAGAACCCGCTCCAGTGGGACCAAGCCCAGCTCTAGAAGCAGCTCCAGCTGTAGAGCCCACACCAGAAGAACCGAGTCCAGCAGTTGAGGCAGTAGCTGCAGAGGAGAATGTGATCTGTGCAGCCGCCCCAGAGGGTAACGCATGGGATTATGGGGCAGTTGGGTTCTTGGGGTCACATATGAAAAGATTTAAAACACACTCGAGAAGTAAAGTAAAGCGTCGGTCACTACATATACAGTAAGGCAGTGCATAACTAATGCTGGGTAACAGAGCAGGGATTGTTTACTGCAGTCTAGACAAAGACACTACAGTGTGAAACACAGAACATGTCAGTTTTCTTCACATCTGCACAACAGCCTCTTGCTGACACTTTATCCCTCTTTGTGTCGAGCCAAACATCACAATAATCTTGCGCTCTGTTGCCTCAGATTATGTAATACGAGCACTTAACATGTCCTGCGATGACGGCAGCTGTTGGTGACACACGGCGCTGGGCATTGCTACAGTGTTGCTTTTTACAAGATTGAATGATAGTAATCAATATTCTGATATaaccatttatttaaaatatgagcAAATGGATGTTCATGTGCTTTTCTATGGCTTATTTGGGCCAATGTTCACAAGCATCTTAGCGCTCAGACACCCCTGACATACACTACAGGTAAGAGAACAACAAACTTAAAGGTCTCAAACCAAACATCTCTGTGAAAGGCCTGAAGACTTGTTGTAAGAGGCAGAAAGCTGGGCTCTGGGAGAGATTTAGTCTGTGTAGCTGATGGATGTCACTGTGGACTGTGGAtgtcaaacgtgctgcgtaacaccagaatgaacctcgttggttcttgcggaagctcaaacgtgctgcgtaacaccagaatgaacctcattggttctcgttgaagctcaaacgtgctgcgtaacaccagaatgaacctcgttggttctcgtggaagctcaaacgtgctgcgtaacaccagaatgaacctcgttggttcttgcggaagctcaaacgtgctgcgtaacaccagaatgaacctcgttggttcttgcggaagctcaaacgtgctgcgtaacaccagaatgaacctcgttggttcttgcttgaagctcaaacgtgctgcgtaacaccagaatgaacctcgttggttcttgcgttgaagctcaaacgtgctgcgtaactccagaatgaacctcgttggttcttgcggaagctcaaacgtgctgcataacacatgcAAACCTCAttgtaacaccagaatgaacctcgttggttcttgcggaagctcaaacgtgctgctcaaacgtaacaccagaatgaacctcgttggttctcgcggaagctcaaacgtggtgcgtaacaccagaatgaacctcgttggttcttgcgttgaagctcaaacgtgctgcataacacatgtaacaccagaatgaacctcgttggttcttgcggaagctcaaacgtgctgcgtaacaccagaatgaacctcgttggttctcgcggaagctcaaacgtggtgcgtaacaccagaatgaacctcaatggttctcgcggaagctcaaacgtgctgcgtaacaccagaatgaacctcgttggttctcgttgaagctcaaacgtgctgcgtaactccagaatgaacctcgttggttctcgtggaagctcaaacgtgctgcgtaacaccagaatgaacctcgttggttcttgcggaagctcaaacgtggtgcgtaacaccagaatgaacctcgttggttctcgcggaagctcaaacgtgctgcataacacatgtaacaccagaatgaacctcgttggttctcgttgcggaagctcaaacgtgctgcgtaacctcgttggttctcgcggaagctcaaacgtgatgcgtaacaccagaatgaacctcgttggttctcgtgcggaagctcaaacgtgctgcgtaacaccagaatgaacctcgttggttctcgttgaagctcaaacgtgctgcgtaacacaagaatgaacctcgttggttctcgtggaagctcaaacgtgctgcataacacatgtaacaccagaatgaacctcgttggttcttgcggaagctcaaacgtgctgcgtaacaccagaatgaacctcgttggttctcgttgcggaagctcaaacgtgctgcgtaacaccagaatgaacctcgttggttctcgttgaagctcaaacgtgctgcgtaacaccagaatgaacctcattggttcttgcggaagctcaaatgtgatgcgtaacacgtcATGCGTAACAAAAACGTTATACGTTATTGTTATAGTATGAAGGTGTTCAACAAACgttggcaagctgtttcgaacTCCCAAAACAAACTCCAAATGAACTTCATTTAGTTCAAAAGGACGTCACACCAGTTCGTTCTTCAATTTCGCTTGAAGTATACGAAGGCTTTTAtcatagatcagactcattatTGACTGTGCAGAAGACTTATGTGTGCCAGAGATGCTTTATACATTCCAGTTTATTAGGTcagtgttattaaaaataatgccaACAAGTCTAAAAACAGTAAAGCATGCTGTGAAGCACGAAAAGTCTGTTTACATCAACACTTTTCCTCTGTCTATAGATTCTGTGTGTTTTCTGCTCAATCAATTCACAGAGAGAGAATGATACTGTCACTGCTGTTCACGGGCAGAAGTATGAGCATCAGATGtcttgtgtgtgtttcaggggCGGCCGTTGAAGCTTCCCAGCCTGACAGTGAGGAGATCGCAGCGGATGCAGCTGGTGAGACGCTCCTGCAGGGGGTCAGAGGTCAAACTCATTAACTGCTGTGTTTTAGCTCTTTCTTTTGACACTGCAACCTCTGATCTCTTCAGTCCTAGAAAAAAATATCTGGAGATAACTGAGCAAATACATTTATTGTGGCAATCTAAAATCTTTTTGGTTCCTCAGCAAAGTCATTGATATACTGTAGATAAGAAATGGGGGTTGTGTGGATCCCATTTGTATATTATGAAATGGAATAAGCACAAGCTCTTTCAGGATAAACTCCAGCCTTCATGTTTGTGTTTCAGTGGTGGGAGAAGATGGAGCTGATCTGCTGAAATCCACAGAAGCTGAAGGTTGATGTCAACGCCCTCACGCACACACAGCCAAACTCAGATCCAGAGAAGTCATGTGCCTTTTGTCAGCAGCCTTTGAGTGTTTGGGTACAAGTTTGTACATAAATTAGTGTTTCTAAGTAGCATTAGCAGCATTGTTAATAGACAACAGCAATATATCTTAACTCATCTGAACGAACATGAGCCAAAGCTCTAATAACTGTGAATCAACCAAATTATGCTTAATAATGTGCCTTTTAATGGGTCCGAAGGGTTTCGTCTCTTTTATGTATTTAGTGCTTTTTGCACATCAGAGTTTCTGCTGCAGATGCAAAGCAGTTTGACTCTTCACATGCATTAATCAATGATGGCAAACGGTAGTGTATTAATCAATAGAGTATGTTATTTTAGTACTGTTGTTTGTGGTGATTGATGGTTACACTTAAACTCCAGATCACTAATGAACCTCATCTGATCAGCTTTAAACTGACGCTTTAAATCTTTGAAGGAAAGCGGTCACTCACTCGCTGAATCATATCAGTGTAAATGTGAAAGTTTAGCTGCTCTTTATAAAAACTTTGATACGTAGAGCTTTTATTGAACTGTGATCTCTCCGCACATATCCTGTGTgtctttttatacatttatatgtgcaCAGAATAAATGATGTTACTAATAATATGATTGtgtattgatttttcttttataaaaaCCTGTGTGTGGATGTTCTGTggattttaattacattattttaacattgcAGTTGATCTCATAGTAAAATAAATGAGTCACACACAGAAATGAGTTTAAACAGTTTCTTGTGacgcacgtcctgatattgctgagttagatgcgttcttgggtcaacatattttgttgatcctggaacaacgttctagtctgaaaatttagtcttaaccctattcctacccctaaacttaaccctacccataagtcaGATCAGATAAGTAagtaaaatcagagggaaatgttagatgaataacactgatgtagaaacaccaattcatgattttaagcctaaacttgacataatctgtaaacttgtccctcaaatctgattggttgatttgaatgttgttccaggatcaacaaaaatgttgacccaggaacatgttgaactcagcaaaatcaggttatGCTTTttggcacacacacactcaagcaAATCATACTCTTACTGACACGCACatgcacacttacacacacaaacacacacacacaatctcactcacacactctcacacacaatcACAATCTTACTGACACACACAATCTCACACAGGCTCAATGACACGCACTCATGAACgttacacacacactgacattgACTTCtgtagtatggaaaaaaaattctatgtaagtcagtggggtccatcaaTCGTTCGGttacagacattcttcaaaatatcttcttttctgttcagcagaagaaagaaattcatacaggtttgaacaacttgagggtgagtaaatgatgacagaattttcattttagggtgaactatccctttaacgttTCTTTGGTCtgaaaaactacatttcccataatcctttAAACCGGAAATAAGATTGAGCACGTGTGCTGTCAGCCAGAGCGTGAGCAGCAGCGTGCAAACAGGAAACttacaaaaactgtgttttaaaCCTGATTAAACAGACAAAGTTAACTGGACCGATTACCTGCGCTTCAAGGTAAGAGTTGAGTGCTGCAGGCGCGTGCTGTATCGATCAGGTGTGTGTTAGAACAGAGTAAAGCACACATCACCGCAAATATAAAGATTTACAGGACAATTAAATGACAGGTTTACATTAGTTTacctttttattatattaattatactacattaatattgtgtgaaGGTTGTAAAGACAGAAGATTGTTCTGTACATGATGTAAATAATGTCCTGTCTGCTGTGTTGTgtactctatctatctatctatctatctatctatctatctatcatcactgttttctacagaactgctttatagatgaaatTAACTTCATTGAATTACGACTCTATTGTCTGAATTGAACATCATTGATCCTGTTTATTGCTGTCTGTACTGTATAAAGCGGATGTGATGTGTGGTGTGTCAGATATATGTGGTATTATGTGTGTAACTGTGTTTCAGATGACTGGAGCAAAAGACCgaatgagagagaaaaagatgAAGAATCAGCCGAGGAACGTCACGTACTCCAGCTCAGGTGATCAGAGCTGATGATgacagaaatcatgtttattcttgtattgtttgtgttcattaaataaatgctcatctgCAGGTACAGAGAGAGGTCAGGGGTCACAGGTATGCGGCTGGGTCAGAGGTCATCAGGCTGGGGGTCATAGTTACAGTCAAGATCTGCCCAAACACATCACAGGTGATCAAAAACCTTCATCATTATAGAATAGTTCATCCAAACCTTGAGATTTCT
The sequence above is drawn from the Megalobrama amblycephala isolate DHTTF-2021 linkage group LG13, ASM1881202v1, whole genome shotgun sequence genome and encodes:
- the LOC125243955 gene encoding cell surface glycoprotein 1-like isoform X1, with protein sequence MGCSSSSTQTLAQENRPGVKAEEANGETLLSRNGIVAEESETISDQMQLPVQSTLLDEMGPGPGEVVDEIEASEPEQATVSSSDAALEVVDLTDVLAASSPEVPAEEQPVLDVASELIDTTATETTLDPEPASDPVQTLVQFTPTPEPKPAEIMPAPEFPSEVPDPSSEATPEKANAATEAVPVEPSPALESTPAPEPTPVEPTPAPEPAPVEPSPALEPTLAPEPTPMEPTPAPEPAPVEPSPALEPTPALEPTPAPEPTPVEPTTAPEPDPVEPSPALEPTLALEPAPVEPTPAPEPAPVEPIPVPELTPSEPILSAESAPAEDPTASPEPAPVGPSPALEAAPAVEPTPEEPSPAVEAVAAEENVICAAAPEGAAVEASQPDSEEIAADAAGETLLQGVRVVGEDGADLLKSTEAEG
- the LOC125243955 gene encoding cell surface glycoprotein 1-like isoform X2, producing MGCSSSSTQTLAQENRPGVKAEEANGETLLSRNGIVAEESETISDQMQLPVQSTLLDEMGPGPGEVVDEIEASEPEQATVSSSDAALEVVDLTDVLAASSPEVPAEEQPVLDVASELIDTTATETTLDPEPASDPVQTLVQFTPTPEPKPAEIMPAPEFPSEVPDPSSEATPEKANAATEAVPVEPSPALESTPAPEPTPVEPTPAPEPAPVEPSPALEPTLAPEPTPMEPTPAPEPAPVEPSPALEPTPALEPTPAPEPTPVEPTTAPEPDPVEPSPALEPTLALEPAPVEPTPAPEPAPVEPIPVPELTPSEPILSAESAPAEDPTASPEPAPVGPSPALEAAPAVEPTPEEPSPAVEAVAAEENVICAAAPEGAAVEASQPDSEEIAADAAVVGEDGADLLKSTEAEG
- the LOC125243955 gene encoding cell surface glycoprotein 1-like isoform X3, which gives rise to MQLPVQSTLLDEMGPGPGEVVDEIEASEPEQATVSSSDAALEVVDLTDVLAASSPEVPAEEQPVLDVASELIDTTATETTLDPEPASDPVQTLVQFTPTPEPKPAEIMPAPEFPSEVPDPSSEATPEKANAATEAVPVEPSPALESTPAPEPTPVEPTPAPEPAPVEPSPALEPTLAPEPTPMEPTPAPEPAPVEPSPALEPTPALEPTPAPEPTPVEPTTAPEPDPVEPSPALEPTLALEPAPVEPTPAPEPAPVEPIPVPELTPSEPILSAESAPAEDPTASPEPAPVGPSPALEAAPAVEPTPEEPSPAVEAVAAEENVICAAAPEGAAVEASQPDSEEIAADAAGETLLQGVRVVGEDGADLLKSTEAEG